In the Scyliorhinus torazame isolate Kashiwa2021f chromosome 22, sScyTor2.1, whole genome shotgun sequence genome, one interval contains:
- the LOC140399295 gene encoding proline rich transmembrane protein 1B isoform X1, with amino-acid sequence METGTAGRETGFQEQTEPRGNQKREGSTSEGSGQTGVVAMVTQSTELSEEPPNAQESGINATENTGRHHRVVNCTTQPKCASEVEEAVNSAGCINRAYVGEPPPYSPPDPKTIHLLYPSYGSSFPGQLPVMYQPGTQDQVFYQHQQTLPGSCPFSIYNYPLPGVQHEQRQLPKDYMVESVLVTVFCCLLSGIVAIIFSHETRMAIQRGDHIHAESTSRKTRVLVLFSLFFGVFVSIGWVIYVVVALYFA; translated from the exons ATGGAAACAG GCACAGCAGGAAGAGAAACTGGATTCCAAGAACAGACGGAACCAAGAGGCAATCAGAAGAGGGAGGGAAGCACATCAGAAGGTTCAGGACAGACAGGAGTTGTGGCGATGGTTACCCAATCGACTGAACTCAGTGAGGAGCCTCCAAATGCTCAGGAAAGTGGAATTAACGCCACAGAAAACACTGGAAGGCATCATCGCGTTGTTAACTGTACAACTCAACCAAAGTGTGCAAGTGAGGTCGAAGAAGCTGTGAATTCAGCGGGCTGTATAAACCGGGCCTATGTGGGAGAGCCTCCTCCATATTCACCACCAGATCCAAAGACTATCCACCTACTTTACCCTTCATATGGGAGCTCTTTCCCCGGACAATTACCTGTTATGTATCAGCCAGGCACACAGGATCAAGTCTTTTATCAGCATCAACAAACCCTTCCTGGGTCCTGTCCTTTCTCCATT TATAATTATCCGTTACCTGGAGTGCAACATGAACAGAGGCAACTGCCTAAGGACTACATGGTTGAATCCGTTCTAGTCACGGTGTTCTGTTGTCTGCTCTCAGGAATTGTGGCCATCATTTTCTCACATGAG ACCCGGATGGCGATTCAGAGAGGAGACCACATTCACGCGGAGAGCACCTCGAGGAAGACACGAGTGCTGGTGTTGTTCAGCCTATTCTTTGGTGTTTTTGTCTCGATTGGGTGGGTGATATACGTGGTCGTGGCACTTTACTTTGCGTAA
- the LOC140399295 gene encoding proline rich transmembrane protein 1B isoform X2: protein METGTAGRETGFQEQTEPRGNQKREGSTSEGSGQTGVVAMVTQSTELSEEPPNAQESGINATENTGRHHRVVNCTTQPKCASEVEEAVNSAGCINRAYVGEPPPYSPPDPKTIHLLYPSYGSSFPGQLPVMYQPGTQDQVFYQHQQTLPGSCPFSITRMAIQRGDHIHAESTSRKTRVLVLFSLFFGVFVSIGWVIYVVVALYFA from the exons ATGGAAACAG GCACAGCAGGAAGAGAAACTGGATTCCAAGAACAGACGGAACCAAGAGGCAATCAGAAGAGGGAGGGAAGCACATCAGAAGGTTCAGGACAGACAGGAGTTGTGGCGATGGTTACCCAATCGACTGAACTCAGTGAGGAGCCTCCAAATGCTCAGGAAAGTGGAATTAACGCCACAGAAAACACTGGAAGGCATCATCGCGTTGTTAACTGTACAACTCAACCAAAGTGTGCAAGTGAGGTCGAAGAAGCTGTGAATTCAGCGGGCTGTATAAACCGGGCCTATGTGGGAGAGCCTCCTCCATATTCACCACCAGATCCAAAGACTATCCACCTACTTTACCCTTCATATGGGAGCTCTTTCCCCGGACAATTACCTGTTATGTATCAGCCAGGCACACAGGATCAAGTCTTTTATCAGCATCAACAAACCCTTCCTGGGTCCTGTCCTTTCTCCATT ACCCGGATGGCGATTCAGAGAGGAGACCACATTCACGCGGAGAGCACCTCGAGGAAGACACGAGTGCTGGTGTTGTTCAGCCTATTCTTTGGTGTTTTTGTCTCGATTGGGTGGGTGATATACGTGGTCGTGGCACTTTACTTTGCGTAA